The following is a genomic window from Dermacentor variabilis isolate Ectoservices chromosome 11, ASM5094787v1, whole genome shotgun sequence.
gaaggcagggatgttaaccagtcgagagtctggttggctgccctacgctgggggaaggaagaaggggaagagagagaagggagagagcaGGTCTagagacgtgtacggacagtacttgagttaaagccgctcgcgcgaACCAGACGTTCTGAGGAAGCtgaaaagtgccttcactgccttctgagccgatgatcgatggggacggtgctctagtactgtctgttcactcagggGACGACCATCTAATTTCTTCAATTTGTTAGACAAaaattgtctttgtgcttgaaatcgaggacaatggcacaataagtggtcaatgttcgcctcgcatccgcaaacatcacatgcaggactatcagccattcgaattagtgctgagtaggtaCTAATTGGCGTAATGATAGCTAAAATATCGCTACAAGCTCGAACTAAATAAGAAATCTAAACCTGCACTGCAAACGTTGTTACCCTATAGCATCCGGTTAAATGGCATTGCGCACAGAAATATCTCCAGGTTATTAAAATCATACGGCAAATTCAGGTGTTCGTGACTTTTTTGTGGTACCTTTTGCTTGATTGTGTATTTTTTCGTGTGGCGTTTTACCCTGACTCTCTGTTGGCGATTCTTGTGTAACATTGGACTATAGAATTACTGAATACAATCCTTGCAATCGAACTTGATGTAAAGGGATGTCACCCAAAAAGCATTTGTGTCGCGGGAGTGCAGAGATAATTTACTGACGATGGTATTATTTAGGTACGGGTCCTTAAGTTTACTCTGGTTATGTAAGAACAGCCCTGATTTGCAATAAACATGTCAGTGTACTTAACAAGTGACGTACCGGAATCTGCTTTTTTAGAGCACTGCTCtaaggcacccgttcctgcgttgagcgtcggcgtaaccgagtgaacgcagagcgcagcggggaaggaaagaagacgatagcgaagatagcgcgaggagaaaagcggcagATGCtgttacagtgaaagcatgaggcggaaggCGGAGGAGTAGAGCATGGCGAAAGAGtgaggagaaaagcagaaggctgcgacagcgaagagaacgcgaggaggaaaacggaggaagccaccttgaagcgccactagatggcgctcacgtccacgcatccgcggcggcgccggccgtctgagagaaaggaaaaaaaagaaccagaaagctcgccttcgcacaCCGCGCTCGCCgaaagcgtttcccggtaaaaattacggttgcataagctgcagttgccgggaagcagcaACTGCGTGGGCGGCCTATAGAGAACGCCGCGCGCCGCGTCTCTGCCATTCGGTGCGGTGATCCGTGCGATGCCTTAATATATCGCGGAATCAAAATACCTGTAGAGCTGCGTTATAATTTCGGGCCCTCGGTCTTAGCAGCACAATaccaaagccactacgtcacCACACCACCGTGACAGGTCTCGGGGATGGCTTTGTATGTTAGACAcctgtattttattttttcagcGCTTTTGGGAGTGCGGTTactctttatttattattataaaGGACACTCAGGGCCAGAGGGAGTGTTCTTCTTCTAGATCTGCTCCATTCTGCAAAGCGACTGTGCATACCCCTTTCAGTCCAGGTGTGTTTATACGGATACGAAAACTTACTTGTGGATGTTACTACTGGTGACAAGATGTATCTAGAACACAGCGCTGAATCTTTCTCTCCTAACGAAGAAACAATGCCCTAAGCCATCTTATTTTGAAAATAGCCCAAAAAGTGATACTTTAAGAGAAGAACTATATGGTTTGACGTGAAGTTCTCCGTCTGGCTTTGCGTCACTGGTAATGATTTGTGTTCCTTTTGTACCAGAAAGCCGACAGCTCAATAACACCGAGTGCATACAGTTGTAATGAATAATTTTGTTATTTTCGTGATGTAACGCATTATTTTTAAGAACTTAATATTCGTAATTTACACTTCTTTTGTAGTTATGACGGATGTCTTCGTGCGGCTTGGATATTCATAGTAAAGGTGAAGGATATTTTAAATATTGCTGCGTGTTTTTTTAGAAATGTAGATACATTCTGGCGTTTAAAGAACACTAACCCATAATTTGTTACTGAACGGGATACGATTGTTCTGTATCTCTTTCTCAATGGTACACCCTGAATTCTGAGATAAGTTTACTCGGAACGATAAAGCCGAGGCAGTTCGTGCGCTTGGTATAGCATGTTCTGCCGCGGAGATGCGTTGGGAAAGTCGGCGTAGCCTTCGTCTGACGTCACAGCCTTGGTCAGCCATGAAGCAAATGCATCCACCCGTGTGTACACGCCAGGTACGCCTTCTTGAGCACAGCCAATTCCATGAGAGATTATTCCAACTTGCACGTATATACCAGTAGTAGTTTTGATCTTAAGCGGTCCACCGGAGTCACCCTGCATGTGGTTTGGAGACATACAGATAAGAATCCCTGTAATTATAGTAACATCTtaagtttgtttgtttttgctgtaAGTCACCACTCAAGCATAGTTAGGAACTGGAAAGCAATGCCAGAAGGAGTGGCAGAAACGATTACAGATGCAATATCTTATGGCAGGCCAAGAACAGTTTCATTGGTCACGTTAGTGTCCACGTTCGTCAATTTAGTATTATCTGAGATGTAAAATTTAGAAATAGAGAGACCTTAATACTCTAGTAAAGGCTAGCATATTGCGGGCATATCTATAGTTCAAGGCAGAGATTATCAATGTCACTACGGGCGAAGTCTCTGCCTTGTAGTGGCATTGCCGATAGAGATCAACCATGGCGCTAGAAATTTGCGAGAATTCGTGGCAATGAAGTCTTTATTTTGAACTGAAGCAAGGACAGTTACGAAATGGTCCATGAGATCATGAGAGAAAGACGAAATTTTTTAGGGGGGCTGGATATCTTGGCGATGTGAGATTGAAGTGAATGAATGAAAACGTAGAGGGAAGTGAAGCGACATGGGTGACATTGTGCAGAGTAGCACACAAGTATAATTTTATCACGCAGGTCGTTCATAACTTTTGAAGTATTTTAAATCTTACCTGCTGTCACATGTGCAACTGCCCATGTACGAATGTCTCGTTGTGGAAACGAATGACATCCTTAGACAACATGAATGGGCAGGCAGATAGAAACAGGTTACTGCTATAGTGAGCGCTGAAAAACTGTGCTCAAGAATTGTGCAGAGGAACATCTTGGAATCGAATTCATGAAGTAACGTTAACAGATTGAAGCTACTTCATCGAAGATTGAAGCTAATTGACCGGAACCCGTAATATGGCGGTCGAAAATAACATCTGAACAAACTTCGCGTGAAACTGGGACTGAAAGGTCTTCTGATCAGTTGTTTCTTGCGCACGATGGTCACAGACGTAGGCGCTGTTTAATCTTCAATCGGCACTTGAGGTGTGCGTTGAAGAACTAGCGCTAGCAATGCGGAGCCCCTATGCGCCTTCGCGTGGTTTGCTGCTACGTGATTATGCGGCGCCATCTAGAGCGTATAGTAGGTCCATAATGGCTGTTATGTCTAATATTGTCGCTCACGACTTTGCATCTTTTCCTATCTTTTTactttgcttgtttatttttgcGTTAATAGGCATATGACGCACAAAAGGATTCAGACGCGATGACAACAATGCAAATACTAAATTTAACTTGCCGTGGCCAGTAAAATGCCAGTTGAGTGAACATCTTGAAGGCCGATATGAGACGCAAGAAAGCTGCAGACCTGATGCTTCAAGAAccagtgcgaagaaaaaaaattgacgttTTATGCCAGTTTTATGCGCAATAAAAAACATGGAATCAAATAAATAAACGGATAAATAGATTGATTATCTAGCACAAGACGTTTGATCTGTATTTAAGCTCTTACAGTAACGGCATACGCAGCATAGTATCGCCATATCATGGATTGTGCCATGTCTTGCCGTTTATGACGTGTTTTACGCAATGTTTTGTCACCTCCATTTGATGAAGTTTTGCCTGCGGCCCCTACGCCACCTAGGGAGGGGGGTACCAAGTCATTGAACTGAGTGCTAATAGCGTCGAAATAATTGACTGTGAGTCGGTGAGAAATCACATGTATATTAGAGTGGAGAGCAAGTGTGGCATACCTGGCAGGTGTCCCTGTCTTTCTGGTACGCACAGTAGTTCACATCCTGGTTGTAGTTGAAGTACACACCCTTGCATGCGTCGTGCGGCAGAACTCTCAGTGATGTGTACTGGAGGTAGTGCGTTTTCTTCCCGCCTGCAGAGAAGCAGCAAAGATCATCTTCTGAATTTGCTAAATTTGACCTGCGTCGTTTAGTGACCCAACGATAAGAAATAAGTATGTATAGTAAATTGTTGGGCCTTCGTGAACAGTTTGCGCGTAATTGACTGGAAACATGCAtctgttcttttctgttttctaaCGAGTTTTAGTCAACTTGTTTGTAACCTGTAGTTACGCTGTAGAAAGGACTGGCAAAACACCTTGATCATACAGAAGCGACAGCTAATAAGAAGGATTATTTAAGAAAGACTGGGGACTTCGGCTTGACCGGAAGCATGGTGTTCAGAGGCGGGGGTAAAGAAACCAAGCATACACGCAGCGCCATTGAAAAATAACGTGTAAATACGAGATGGCTCATTAAGTCTCATATATATAGAGAACAGTGCTAAAGCATGGAACAAGCAAGAAGCAGTACACAATGTGTTTTGTGTGAGTATCGCTCCCTCACTCGTCTCATCCTGCACAGCTCTGTTCCCTGTAACTGTGACGCCTTACTGAGGCTTCCCACTCTTCATTTTTCCCTGGACAAATTCAGCGTTTGTTTGTGACCACGTCCAGTGGCCTCTACTGTTTTCTTGCCTTTTCCCGTCCCCATGTAAGACGTCGGATGGCAATGATCAGCAGAGCAACCACTGTAAAGAGAGTGTTGATGAGTTCGAGGGTGCTTGGGGCTTACAAATGCGATTGAATTTTTTGGGTACCTTCTAGGCAAATTTTCGTCGTCTCACATCTATAAACAAAAGAGCTCTATCAGAAAAGTAGAGAATGTAAGACCTGATGTAAAAAGTTGAGAAGAGGCAGGAACGTCATGCCAGAGCCAACGATATCCGGTGGAAAGGAGAAGAAATAGgaggggaaaaggaagaggtgTTCTTGGTTATACGGTTGACTGTGCCACCATTTTGCTTGCTCATTTTAAGACTGAGCTTTCTTTTCGAACCCTCCCAGACTTTTGTGACCATGCTGGGTGCAGTTTTCTTGCTTAATTGCCCACGCGCAGGACAGCACTACCATCTTTTTCACCCTTACAGCTTGagagttctttattgtgcataataATATTGTGCCCTGGTTGCTCGCCCAGTTTTCTACATAGTTACTTAGTGATAAAAAAAATCATGGCTAAATATTCTCATTGCAACAAATACACGTCGTCACGAGCGAAATTTCTTGATTAACGCAAACCTTTCTATGCGTTATTTTCGAGGGTAAGGGGTCTAACGCATCTGCTTCGTTGACCATTTGCCGAGTAATGTGCAGTGCACTGTTGCACTGTCTCCATGATCGGCCTGCGCTGGTCTGTATGCGGACCCTGAATGCAGTGTCATAGCAAAGGCGACCAATCCCAGAGACAGTATACTGCGCCCTCACTTCGGTCACGTGGGGGGGGGCATCCATGTCTTTCCGTCTTCACTGGCAGGCAGGAAATCGCGCTGATGCCAATCGCTGTGAACCTTCCTTGTTGGCTTCGATCTTGAGTAAGCTTTGAAGCCTGGGTGGGTATACACGTATGGCCTTTGTGATAACAAAAATATGTGGTGCACCGCACGGCAGTAATACGAGGAAGCAAGATGCAGCATTCTGTTTGTGGGCCGTGTTCGACGCTGTGTTTTGCACTGTTGCTTTGAATAGAGAGCTCTCGTTTCGCTTCGCTTGATCGCGTGCACCATTTCATGAGCTCATTCAAAAGCGCAGATTCTGGAATGTGGGGAGAACGCCTCTTGTGAGGATTCGTGATATTCGGAATTCTGTTGTTACGGAAATGTTATCATGGAATTGTCTTTCCTTCTACACTGTTATGTACAGTGGTGAAAAATTACGAGAATATGGAACTATTATACTTGGGTAGCCACTCCAAGTGACGACATATTAAGCCACAGCAAACTTATGTTTCGGcaatgctttgcgtgcttttatATTCTGTCACTTGTGGTGATTACGTTCCACAAAACGTCGAGCCCCTTGGATCCTCGTATTTTTCTCGCTCATGGACTTATACAGAATGTTAAATTGGAGGTTAGTAAAATGGCCTGGGTTCTACTCCATCAGGAACTCTAGCTGTATCTTACGCGACGTGAGGACGCGGAAGGTATCGGAAAGGTGTTTACGATTAAGATGTCACGCCGATTTTGCAGTAGGTACCTTCTGCGAGACGTCCCCACCCAGCGACCAAAGCTTCAGTGTTGGCGATGTCAACAGGTTCCAAGAGAACGCATACAGGCCTCACGTTGTTTCCAAACGGGAATGGCCGTTCCACCTAAAGAAAAAGTTGCAACGCAAGTTCCAGTGAGAACATTGAGAACATTGAGAATTATTTAATGTTCAAGTGAACGCAACCGGTCAAAATATGGGAAGGTCATTTATTGGGCACCACTGTGAAAAGATGAGAATTTAGGTTACCAAttctccaaatttttttatgCTTGTTTTGAAGAACCACTTTTTACAGTGTTGCACATGTACTCAGTCTGAGTAACCTGAAATAGACAATGTAATCTATGCGTATGTTTGTTATAATATAGCCCCGGTCTTTGCATCTGATTACGTACAGTGTTCTTACATCTTGATATTTATAGTTGTCAGCAGAAATGAATTTCGGTGCCGACATGCATCAATTTGCTTATTAACTCCTCGATGTACCTATATGTTGCGTATTCTATCGCATTGGTTTTGGATAAGAGGGCTTTTGTGTTTATTCAGTAGGTTGACATCCTATGGTACATGAAGCCATTATCAGAAGAAATAAAGTAACGCTCACTTGCTTGAAGTATACTCTGGGACAGCGGCCGTAGAAGGTGCACTCGAAGGACGCAAACTCTCCCATTTTCGATGCTTTTCTAACACCAGTATATGTGTGTGACGTAACACAGCCAGATTGGACTACATTCGCGCTCCAGTATGGTTCGATATTTGTTCTGCGCAACGACTCTGCAGCCCTGGAGCTAGTGTTGAATGAATACATTTCGTCAATGGTCAAACCCTATCGATGATTTACATTGACTTCATCCTATCCACCATCTTAGATGACCAACACGGTAAGAGGCTACGTCTGTTGTGGACTCGTGCAAGCTATCTATAGCTTTGTCTACAGAAAGTCAAACAATATGAGCCTACACCTTTTGTGATGCTTTCTTCTTACAGGTACCTAAAGCATGTTCCATTTGAACTTTCTGATGCGCTAAGTTTGATGGTAATAAAACTAAAAGTCAAGTAAAATCTTGAGTTCCAAAAAATTCGTCTCGCATTTACGTCTTTTTTGCATGGGTAATGGACTTAAAACAGTTAAATTTTTCATGGAAGATGCCCATATGAAAGATAGGAGAAACCTTATGATAACTGTTTCTCATTTCAAGCCATGTGTCATACAACTGAAACTGACGATCTCTTATAACAATGCAGAATTCTTCCAGTTAGCTTCATTCATTTAATAAGCTTTCTCAGTTTTTAGTGCCGCAAGCAGGAGACAAATGAGGCAGAGAATTTGTTTTTAAACTTTGTATGTTCTCTACCTTTTAATTTCACTGACTATCCATTTACTGTCAAGTGCAATTGATACATTCTGGCTGAATGGAGTCTAGACCTTTGTTTGTACATCGACAGTGGTCAACAAAATGTACCAGCTCACAGGTTCTTAGCTATTTATAGACTGGGCTGTAATATTTGTCTGTGAAATCACAGTCTGTAGACGAGAGCCGATAAATATGTAAAGGCATAGGCGTATAGACCAGCCTATAGGATTTTTTTATAGAGAGCCTAAATGGATTTGTTATAGACAATAAATAGGTAAAAGTCGATAAAACTGATAATTTCTTGGGTGGCCTGTCGAGTAATGCTTACATTGGTCTCTAGAGTGTATATATAGCTTACATAGAAGTGTTAATAAAATTCCTGTAGACTGCCGAAATAAATTAGTAATAGCTAATACGTGTTTGTTTGAGTCGAAATATTTTTACATCTTTAGCGCTCGTATCGTATACTTCCtcttgtctttcgtccgggtaGCGCCGCTCACCCACACAGACATGTACATCTTTTCTATTTGGCGTAGCAAAAAACGTAAGATAAAGCAGATGAACTATATACGTGACCAAATGCACAGAGGTCACTGATAAGAATATTTAAGCATACACTTCCTATAAgctgtttaaatttctttttgtaaTCGATACTTCCGTGCTTGCATTATAGTATTGCCTGATATTTTCTTTTTGACGAAGCAAAAGACACTAGAGATAAAGCAGATGAACATTAAATCTACTACCGAATGCAAACTTGTTTTAGATCACTGTCTATATGATTGAAGGCTTTATTCTAGAAATAATTTTTGGAACGTGCGGGTGAATGCATAAAGGTACTGCTAAGTGTGAAATCACGTGCAACTAATTCAAACCCAGTTGCACCATTACAAGTTAATGCAAATGAAGATCTGCGTTGGAAATTTAGCAGCAGTGGTAAGAGGAACCGCTGGAAGTAATGTGATTCTGCATACGTTTTCGTTTGGGGTACGGTAGCCTTGTGTAGTGTTTAGTGACATACCTTTATAACGGCGATGTCGTTTACTTGCGAGACGACGTTGTAGTTTGGGTGCGCTAGCTTCTTTGCGGCTTTCACTCTTTTGCCCCGAATCCGGTCAACATGTCCATAAATCACATCAATGCTGGTTACTTCGGCGCCATTGCTACGATGGGAAAGGCAAGCGATTATGTATGAGGTTATTTGAAAATGGACCATATGTTCGTTTTGAAGG
Proteins encoded in this region:
- the LOC142564826 gene encoding venom peptide isomerase heavy chain-like isoform X2 — protein: MACHGARARLKTWRKSRFTMTCLYIVLQLISTGFLLITAAPIELNEPECGKPDVLQFIVNGKSAEKHQFPWMVHLELTVLNGSKHGCTGTIITKLHVLTAAHCLHVNGAEVTSIDVIYGHVDRIRGKRVKAAKKLAHPNYNVVSQVNDIAVIKVERPFPFGNNVRPVCVLLEPVDIANTEALVAGWGRLAEGGKKTHYLQYTSLRVLPHDACKGVYFNYNQDVNYCAYQKDRDTCQGDSGGPLKIKTTTGIYVQVGIISHGIGCAQEGVPGVYTRVDAFASWLTKAVTSDEGYADFPNASPRQNMLYQAHELPRLYRSE
- the LOC142564826 gene encoding venom peptide isomerase heavy chain-like isoform X4, with the protein product MTCLYIVLQLISTGFLLITAAPIELNEPECGKPDVLQFIVNGKSAEKHQFPWMVHLELTVLNGSKHGCTGTIITKLHVLTAAHCLHVNGAEVTSIDVIYGHVDRIRGKRVKAAKKLAHPNYNVVSQVNDIAVIKVERPFPFGNNVRPVCVLLEPVDIANTEALVAGWGRLAEGGKKTHYLQYTSLRVLPHDACKGVYFNYNQDVNYCAYQKDRDTCQGDSGGPLKIKTTTGIYVQVGIISHGIGCAQEGVPGVYTRVDAFASWLTKAVTSDEGYADFPNASPRQNMLYQAHELPRLYRSE
- the LOC142564826 gene encoding venom peptide isomerase heavy chain-like isoform X3, coding for MRGFGGVATRWRSLSEGSINFSAGKASARRDPIQITAAPIELNEPECGKPDVLQFIVNGKSAEKHQFPWMVHLELTVLNGSKHGCTGTIITKLHVLTAAHCLHVNGAEVTSIDVIYGHVDRIRGKRVKAAKKLAHPNYNVVSQVNDIAVIKVERPFPFGNNVRPVCVLLEPVDIANTEALVAGWGRLAEGGKKTHYLQYTSLRVLPHDACKGVYFNYNQDVNYCAYQKDRDTCQGDSGGPLKIKTTTGIYVQVGIISHGIGCAQEGVPGVYTRVDAFASWLTKAVTSDEGYADFPNASPRQNMLYQAHELPRLYRSE
- the LOC142564826 gene encoding venom peptide isomerase heavy chain-like isoform X1, which encodes MRGFGGVATRWRSLSEGSINFSAGKASARRDPIQASQDLEKKQIHHDLFVHCSAIDFHRFSSQCGKPDVLQFIVNGKSAEKHQFPWMVHLELTVLNGSKHGCTGTIITKLHVLTAAHCLHVNGAEVTSIDVIYGHVDRIRGKRVKAAKKLAHPNYNVVSQVNDIAVIKVERPFPFGNNVRPVCVLLEPVDIANTEALVAGWGRLAEGGKKTHYLQYTSLRVLPHDACKGVYFNYNQDVNYCAYQKDRDTCQGDSGGPLKIKTTTGIYVQVGIISHGIGCAQEGVPGVYTRVDAFASWLTKAVTSDEGYADFPNASPRQNMLYQAHELPRLYRSE